In a genomic window of Siphonobacter curvatus:
- a CDS encoding barstar family protein codes for MKKQIILNGHSIKDLPSFYEEINRVFMADEDWEIGPSLDALDDLLYGGFGVLKNQGEIQLVWKHISQSREALGHETTKAYYEAKLQPGSPFNVPLFQEKLRELESGSGPTYFDLILEIIAEHPTIELIALD; via the coding sequence ATGAAAAAACAAATCATCCTAAACGGTCACTCCATCAAAGATCTTCCTTCTTTTTACGAGGAAATCAACCGGGTTTTTATGGCCGATGAAGACTGGGAAATTGGTCCGAGTCTAGATGCTTTGGATGATTTACTGTATGGTGGTTTTGGGGTACTTAAAAATCAGGGAGAAATTCAATTAGTATGGAAGCACATTTCTCAGAGCCGAGAAGCCCTTGGGCACGAAACGACGAAAGCCTACTATGAAGCCAAATTACAGCCGGGTTCACCGTTTAATGTTCCCTTATTTCAAGAAAAACTAAGGGAACTGGAAAGTGGCTCGGGACCGACCTATTTCGATCTGATCCTGGAAATCATTGCCGAGCATCCTACGATTGAACTTATAGCCCTGGATTAA
- a CDS encoding cation-translocating P-type ATPase, translating to MNSSSLPAATQSLFTELSVDPEKGLSPQEAQKRREAYGPNALETAKQESLLTLLVLQFKSLIVYILAAAAILSFLLGDTLEGYAIATIILINAGLGLTLEWNAGKSMQALRSLGDTKARVWRSGKMHEIPSQEITRGDLLLIEAGDVIAADAILFEMNQLEVNESMLTGESLPVAKSLQRNSDEENHPPNRLYKGTLVTAGNGRAVVTGIGTETELGKISNLVAEAKRNATPLEAKLDVLAKRLIWITAGLAVVYLIVGLLYHRQPLELIETAVALAIAAIPEGMSVVATIALANGMLQLAQKKVIVKRLSSVETLGSTGVIFTDKTGTLTQNQLTVHQLQLGNSMDTFGSSETIDLPATDLLRISVLCNNASASEDESIGDPLEIALLNFAEQRGLSIEALQKTYPRRAEIPFNSDSRIMATLHQVKHSFYVVAVKGALEEVLKRSTNVSETDKLIQLSESMAAEGLRTLAFAKKELFEKPANDFAEADLTYLGMIGFLDPARTEVTPTLEACRRAGIKVIMVTGDHPTTALTIATQVGLLTANEKRAITGKELTDLFAKADKTELMDCRVFARVSPQQKLDLIELYQHTGAIVGMTGDGVNDAPALKKADIGIAMGLRGTQVAAETAEMVLQDDSFTSIGTAIAQGRVIFENIRKFVLYLLSCNLSEIFVVTVAGFLNVEAPLLPLQILFINIVTDVFPALALGVGKDNRDVMQHPPRDPQMPLLSSGDWRALLVYALVMTASVLGVYYAGIFGFDLSPQEANNLVFYTLAFAQLMHVFNLHSERSFFVNEITQNRYVWGAIGLCMLLLIATYTIPFLRQVLRIEPVLGTEFLLILAGGLLPIPIIQLIQRLGILR from the coding sequence ATGAATAGTTCATCTCTTCCCGCAGCAACTCAATCTCTTTTCACGGAACTTTCGGTTGATCCGGAAAAAGGGCTTTCCCCGCAGGAAGCCCAGAAGCGGCGGGAAGCATACGGCCCTAATGCACTGGAAACCGCTAAGCAGGAAAGCCTCCTGACCTTACTCGTTCTCCAATTCAAAAGTCTTATTGTTTATATTCTGGCTGCCGCCGCTATTTTATCCTTTCTTTTGGGAGATACGTTGGAAGGGTACGCCATTGCGACCATTATTTTAATCAATGCAGGACTGGGCTTAACGTTAGAGTGGAATGCGGGAAAATCGATGCAAGCCCTTCGATCCTTGGGAGATACCAAAGCCAGGGTATGGCGATCGGGGAAAATGCACGAGATTCCATCGCAGGAAATTACCCGAGGTGACCTCCTACTGATAGAAGCTGGCGATGTCATCGCAGCCGATGCGATTCTTTTTGAAATGAACCAGCTGGAAGTTAACGAGTCCATGCTGACGGGAGAGTCGCTACCCGTAGCCAAAAGTCTACAACGCAACAGCGACGAGGAAAACCACCCACCCAATCGTCTGTATAAGGGGACCTTGGTTACGGCAGGCAATGGACGTGCCGTCGTAACGGGCATTGGAACCGAGACCGAATTAGGTAAAATTTCAAACTTAGTGGCCGAAGCCAAGCGAAACGCCACCCCGCTGGAAGCCAAATTGGACGTACTGGCTAAACGACTCATCTGGATTACTGCAGGTCTGGCAGTGGTTTACCTGATCGTTGGACTACTCTACCACCGCCAACCCTTAGAATTAATCGAAACGGCCGTAGCATTGGCCATTGCGGCAATTCCCGAGGGTATGTCGGTCGTGGCTACCATTGCTCTGGCTAACGGCATGTTACAACTCGCCCAAAAGAAAGTCATCGTCAAACGCTTATCTTCCGTAGAAACGCTGGGAAGTACGGGCGTGATTTTTACGGATAAAACTGGTACGCTAACGCAAAATCAGTTGACGGTTCATCAGCTACAGCTCGGCAACTCGATGGATACCTTCGGTAGCAGTGAAACGATCGATCTACCGGCCACGGATTTGTTGCGGATAAGTGTGCTTTGTAATAACGCCTCCGCCTCCGAGGATGAATCCATTGGTGATCCGTTAGAAATTGCTTTGCTCAACTTTGCCGAGCAACGGGGCCTATCCATAGAAGCATTACAAAAAACTTATCCCCGTCGGGCAGAGATACCCTTTAATTCCGATTCTCGGATCATGGCCACTTTACACCAGGTGAAACATTCTTTTTATGTAGTAGCCGTTAAAGGGGCATTGGAGGAAGTACTCAAGCGTAGTACCAACGTTTCCGAAACGGATAAATTAATCCAATTATCCGAATCGATGGCGGCCGAGGGATTACGAACGCTAGCCTTCGCGAAGAAAGAACTTTTTGAAAAACCAGCGAATGATTTTGCCGAAGCCGACCTTACTTACCTCGGCATGATTGGCTTTTTAGACCCAGCCCGAACGGAGGTTACCCCTACGCTGGAAGCCTGCAGAAGAGCGGGCATTAAAGTCATCATGGTTACGGGAGATCACCCTACGACGGCTCTCACCATCGCTACGCAGGTGGGATTACTCACCGCAAACGAAAAACGGGCTATTACGGGCAAAGAGCTAACTGACCTGTTTGCCAAAGCGGATAAAACCGAGCTTATGGATTGCCGGGTGTTTGCCCGCGTGAGTCCCCAACAGAAACTGGACCTTATCGAACTCTATCAGCATACCGGTGCCATCGTAGGCATGACGGGTGATGGGGTGAACGACGCTCCGGCTCTCAAAAAAGCCGATATTGGTATTGCAATGGGACTACGTGGTACGCAGGTGGCCGCCGAGACAGCCGAGATGGTCTTGCAGGATGACTCCTTCACCTCCATCGGAACGGCCATTGCTCAAGGACGGGTCATTTTTGAAAATATCCGCAAATTTGTACTGTACCTGCTGTCTTGTAATCTGAGTGAAATTTTTGTGGTTACCGTAGCGGGATTTTTAAATGTAGAAGCTCCCTTACTGCCCCTTCAAATTCTTTTTATTAACATTGTCACCGACGTTTTTCCTGCCTTGGCTCTGGGTGTAGGTAAAGACAATCGGGATGTCATGCAGCACCCGCCCCGGGACCCGCAAATGCCCTTACTCAGTTCAGGGGATTGGCGTGCCTTGCTAGTATATGCACTCGTGATGACGGCTTCCGTTTTGGGAGTATATTACGCGGGGATTTTTGGTTTTGATTTAAGTCCCCAGGAAGCCAATAACTTAGTCTTTTATACGCTGGCTTTCGCTCAATTGATGCACGTGTTCAATCTCCACTCAGAACGATCTTTCTTTGTCAACGAGATCACTCAGAATCGGTACGTTTGGGGAGCGATTGGCCTTTGTATGCTCCTCTTGATTGCTACCTACACGATTCCTTTTCTTCGGCAGGTCCTCCGTATTGAGCCCGTCCTCGGTACCGAGTTTTTACTGATTCTCGCGGGTGGTTTATTGCCTATACCCATCATTCAACTGATTCAACGACTGGGTATACTCCGCTAG
- a CDS encoding PAS domain-containing hybrid sensor histidine kinase/response regulator: MNTSNLPHSTHLPGAEECQILLASLAQTFWETDVQGNVLADSPSWRAYTGQTYKEWLQLGWTATVHPDDRVEALRQWQEALPQQKPIDLEFRLQRPEGGWRWTNIRATPILNPDATVKKWLGFTIDLSSKKQAEEKLLEVHQTYQLRLEQQVSKRTQELAENRELLQATLDSTLEMIQVFKSVRNEAGEIIDFTWVLNNKASERHYGDVIGKSLLTLQPGVERIGIFDTFKWVCETGIPDQSERHYAYEQFHGWFYQSTVKVDDGVATTTTDMTARKKAELELSTTKEHLQTILDSSLYIIQAFEAVRDPDGKIIDFVWVMNNQLAIQQNGEVIGKSLLEISPGVRETGLFEKFIQVTETGVSINDEQYYDREQFKDWFHLTLVKMGDGFVMNTDNITQRKQAELENLRLKDEIAQRAESALRVNEERYRVLIQNLPDYAIFRIDANGIIVEWTEAAQQVQGFVTEEVLGQPIDLFYTPEERAAGHLQQELEEASQIGHTEKETQRIRKNGERFWVNEITVAIRNEQGQLQGFTKISRDITLRKQEEAVRQQLETRTRLAVEAAEMATWEWHLPTDQVYWNEQHYHLLGLEVRSGIEESGLFLSHIHPEDQEPITSQLNQTIKQRVPYDEQFRIVREDGQVRWMSGYGKVTPEHDGVPVQLSGVMFDITDRKAAEESLREAARRKDEFLAMLAHELRNPMSTIRNGLQVLSLTTTTDSNAQRILEMMNRQTDHLVRLVDDLLDVSRISQGKIELRKERVNLIELVKQAVDAANPLYQSKQRHLHVSLPVTPIFMEGDDTRLIQMVTNLLTNGVRYTLAEGQVWLSLEHQGQQAILQVRDNGIGLTREQQASIFDLFVQVDHSLARSQGGLGVGLTVVKRLVEMHGGRIDVQSPGLGQGSTFTIYLPTLEIQRTKEITPHTHEAVTQYRILIVDDNPDACLTLRMYLELKGYEVHTENSGHAGIKAAERVRPDAILLDIGMPGLDGYETCRLIRQQSWGESILLIALTGYGQFEDKQRTLEAGFDEHLVKPVKLELLMQLMEDWMKRKQS, from the coding sequence ATGAATACCTCAAACCTACCCCACTCTACTCATCTTCCTGGTGCGGAGGAATGTCAGATCTTATTAGCATCCTTAGCTCAGACCTTTTGGGAAACCGATGTTCAGGGTAACGTGCTTGCGGACTCGCCCAGCTGGCGAGCGTATACGGGTCAAACATACAAAGAATGGTTACAGCTGGGCTGGACGGCCACCGTACACCCGGATGATCGGGTGGAAGCCCTGCGGCAATGGCAAGAAGCTTTGCCCCAGCAAAAACCGATAGATCTGGAATTTCGCCTGCAACGTCCCGAAGGAGGCTGGCGATGGACTAATATACGGGCCACCCCAATTCTCAACCCGGATGCGACCGTTAAAAAATGGCTGGGATTTACGATTGACCTTAGTTCTAAAAAACAGGCCGAGGAAAAACTTCTGGAGGTTCATCAAACGTACCAGTTACGGCTCGAACAACAGGTAAGTAAGCGAACCCAGGAGTTGGCTGAAAACCGGGAACTGCTCCAGGCCACCCTGGATAGTACGCTGGAAATGATTCAAGTATTTAAATCCGTGCGTAACGAAGCGGGAGAAATTATTGATTTTACCTGGGTGCTCAACAACAAGGCCAGTGAGCGACACTACGGCGATGTGATTGGTAAAAGTTTGCTGACTTTACAACCAGGGGTAGAGCGAATTGGCATCTTTGATACCTTCAAGTGGGTTTGCGAAACGGGAATACCGGATCAGTCCGAACGTCATTATGCGTACGAACAGTTTCACGGATGGTTCTATCAATCTACGGTTAAAGTGGATGACGGGGTAGCCACCACTACTACGGACATGACGGCCCGGAAAAAAGCGGAACTGGAATTGTCAACGACCAAAGAACATTTACAGACCATTCTCGACAGTTCCCTGTATATCATTCAGGCCTTTGAGGCCGTACGCGATCCGGATGGAAAAATTATTGATTTTGTCTGGGTCATGAATAATCAGTTGGCAATCCAGCAAAATGGTGAGGTAATTGGAAAAAGCCTGCTGGAAATAAGTCCCGGTGTACGCGAGACCGGTTTGTTTGAAAAATTTATTCAGGTAACCGAAACCGGTGTTTCCATCAACGATGAACAATACTATGATCGCGAACAGTTTAAGGACTGGTTTCATCTAACTTTGGTTAAAATGGGTGATGGTTTCGTCATGAATACCGATAACATTACCCAGCGAAAACAGGCGGAATTAGAAAATCTTCGGTTAAAAGATGAAATAGCTCAGCGGGCTGAATCGGCCTTACGCGTCAACGAAGAGCGATACCGAGTATTGATTCAGAACTTACCCGATTATGCGATTTTCCGTATTGACGCCAACGGTATCATCGTAGAATGGACGGAAGCAGCCCAGCAAGTACAAGGGTTTGTGACCGAAGAAGTACTGGGTCAGCCCATTGACCTGTTTTATACGCCGGAAGAGCGGGCCGCGGGCCATCTGCAACAGGAGCTGGAAGAAGCTAGCCAGATTGGGCATACCGAAAAAGAAACGCAGCGAATACGTAAAAATGGCGAACGTTTCTGGGTCAATGAAATCACCGTCGCCATTCGCAATGAGCAGGGCCAGTTACAGGGCTTTACTAAAATTAGTCGGGATATTACCTTGCGTAAGCAGGAAGAGGCGGTTCGCCAGCAACTTGAAACCCGCACCCGACTGGCCGTTGAAGCCGCTGAGATGGCCACCTGGGAATGGCACTTACCAACGGACCAAGTATACTGGAATGAACAGCATTATCACCTATTGGGCTTAGAGGTACGATCCGGAATTGAAGAGTCAGGATTGTTTCTAAGCCATATTCACCCCGAAGATCAGGAACCTATTACTTCCCAACTTAATCAAACCATCAAGCAACGAGTACCTTACGATGAGCAGTTTCGAATCGTACGGGAGGACGGACAGGTTCGTTGGATGAGTGGCTACGGCAAAGTTACGCCCGAACACGATGGGGTCCCGGTACAGCTGAGCGGCGTGATGTTCGACATTACCGACCGGAAAGCCGCCGAAGAGTCGCTTCGCGAAGCGGCTCGCCGAAAGGATGAATTTCTGGCTATGCTGGCCCACGAGTTACGTAACCCCATGTCTACCATCCGCAACGGACTTCAGGTGCTTTCCTTAACTACCACCACTGATTCCAACGCTCAGCGTATACTCGAAATGATGAATCGGCAAACGGATCATTTGGTACGGCTGGTCGATGATCTGCTGGATGTAAGCCGGATCAGTCAGGGCAAAATCGAATTGCGAAAGGAACGAGTGAATCTGATAGAGCTAGTGAAACAAGCCGTTGATGCGGCTAATCCGCTGTATCAATCCAAGCAACGTCACTTGCACGTGAGTCTTCCGGTCACGCCAATCTTTATGGAAGGCGATGACACCCGTTTAATCCAAATGGTAACCAACCTTTTAACCAATGGCGTACGGTATACGCTTGCCGAAGGGCAAGTATGGCTGAGTTTAGAACATCAAGGACAGCAAGCCATTCTTCAGGTACGGGATAATGGCATTGGACTCACGCGGGAGCAGCAAGCGTCCATTTTTGACTTGTTTGTACAGGTAGATCATTCGCTGGCCCGCTCACAAGGTGGATTAGGAGTGGGTTTGACCGTGGTTAAACGTTTAGTAGAAATGCACGGGGGTCGAATTGACGTTCAAAGCCCAGGTCTGGGTCAGGGTAGTACCTTTACGATTTATTTGCCTACCCTCGAAATACAACGGACTAAGGAAATCACCCCGCATACGCACGAAGCCGTCACGCAGTATCGAATTCTAATCGTCGATGATAATCCGGATGCCTGTTTGACCTTGCGTATGTACCTGGAATTGAAGGGATACGAAGTACACACGGAGAATAGCGGCCATGCTGGAATTAAAGCCGCTGAACGCGTTCGACCCGACGCCATTCTACTTGACATTGGTATGCCCGGTTTGGATGGGTATGAAACCTGTCGGCTCATTCGCCAACAATCCTGGGGTGAATCCATCCTGCTCATTGCCTTAACCGGATACGGCCAGTTCGAGGATAAACAGCGTACACTGGAAGCTGGTTTTGATGAGCATTTAGTCAAGCCAGTTAAACTTGAATTACTCATGCAACTAATGGAGGACTGGATGAAACGAAAACAGTCCTAA
- a CDS encoding WD40 repeat domain-containing protein, whose translation MSNETPHGITYSPDGKSIAAGVWGAVRIWDLATQQATDYPTKLKNETPRRVSFSPDGRWIAAGTFRGVRVWNVQTKSYHDYDLPLGNATPRRVHFSPDGRTLAAAAWGGVMTWSLVDSTKVGE comes from the coding sequence TTGAGCAATGAAACCCCGCATGGAATTACGTATTCTCCGGATGGAAAATCCATTGCCGCCGGCGTTTGGGGAGCGGTGCGTATCTGGGACCTAGCTACGCAACAGGCTACCGATTATCCAACTAAATTAAAAAACGAAACCCCGCGACGGGTAAGTTTTTCGCCCGATGGACGCTGGATTGCCGCGGGTACATTCAGGGGAGTACGGGTCTGGAATGTTCAGACGAAGTCGTACCATGATTATGACTTACCCTTAGGGAATGCCACGCCACGGCGAGTTCATTTTTCGCCGGATGGTCGTACCCTTGCTGCGGCTGCTTGGGGCGGTGTAATGACCTGGTCCTTAGTCGATAGTACTAAGGTAGGTGAATAA
- a CDS encoding glucose 1-dehydrogenase, with protein sequence MKRFSNKIALVTGGNSGIGYATARELVDEGATVIITGRRKEAIEKAAQEIGAVPFVADQANVEDTKALLKQIQQAYGPLDILFINAGITGELLPIEQMTEANFDAVMNINFRGAYFTLSQSIPLLKDGASVVILSSMVASTYHPNSSVYQASKAALNSIAKTAANELAPRKIRVNMVSPGPTQTEVMKKAGLDEATLDALYRNLTEMIPLRKIGTPEDVARLVCYLCEDSASFITGSDFVIDGGMTL encoded by the coding sequence ATGAAAAGATTCAGCAATAAAATAGCCCTGGTAACCGGTGGCAATAGTGGAATCGGGTATGCAACAGCCCGCGAACTAGTCGATGAAGGAGCTACCGTCATCATCACAGGCCGCCGGAAAGAAGCCATCGAAAAGGCCGCTCAGGAAATCGGAGCCGTTCCTTTTGTAGCCGATCAGGCGAATGTAGAGGATACTAAAGCCCTATTAAAGCAAATCCAGCAAGCCTATGGCCCGCTGGACATTCTGTTTATCAATGCTGGAATCACGGGAGAGCTGCTGCCCATTGAGCAAATGACGGAAGCCAACTTTGATGCGGTGATGAACATCAACTTTCGCGGGGCTTATTTCACACTTAGCCAAAGTATCCCCTTGTTGAAGGACGGAGCTTCCGTGGTGATATTATCCTCTATGGTGGCTTCAACGTATCATCCCAATAGTTCAGTTTATCAAGCCAGTAAAGCAGCCCTGAATTCCATTGCCAAAACGGCAGCTAATGAACTCGCTCCCCGAAAAATTCGGGTTAATATGGTAAGTCCCGGTCCAACGCAGACAGAAGTTATGAAGAAAGCCGGACTCGACGAGGCTACTTTAGATGCCCTCTACCGTAACCTGACTGAGATGATTCCATTACGTAAAATCGGTACGCCTGAAGACGTGGCTCGGCTGGTTTGCTATTTATGTGAGGATTCGGCTTCGTTTATTACCGGGTCTGATTTCGTAATTGATGGCGGTATGACGCTGTAA
- a CDS encoding winged helix-turn-helix transcriptional regulator has translation MDRDQAEELRALQDTLFFIGGKWRIPVINALCNGHRRFREIERSIPGITTRMLSKELKEMEMNKLVKRTVYDDTPVLVEYEPTTYCRTFGKIIGEMIAWGREHRKEVTKD, from the coding sequence ATGGACCGAGATCAAGCCGAAGAGCTACGAGCCCTGCAAGACACACTTTTCTTTATCGGTGGAAAGTGGCGAATCCCCGTCATTAATGCCCTTTGTAACGGGCATCGACGATTTAGGGAAATCGAACGAAGTATTCCCGGCATTACGACCCGGATGTTGTCGAAAGAGCTGAAGGAAATGGAGATGAATAAATTAGTGAAGCGAACGGTCTACGACGATACGCCAGTATTAGTGGAATACGAGCCCACTACGTACTGTCGCACCTTTGGAAAGATCATTGGGGAAATGATTGCCTGGGGCAGGGAGCACCGGAAGGAAGTGACCAAAGATTAA
- a CDS encoding alpha/beta hydrolase → MLTTFTRGYNQARFQTLPVLLILLILTVTSCIKDHNPEPDFKYLVKAESIAQVPVNEVKQRASVLAPIVQYGVTAYRVTYQTPGVDQKPLLASGLILVPTGYTGELRVLSFQHGTITTQQEAPSQYQPVGNMEAYGAGTLAASLGQGYMVVMADYLGFGESKALPHPYQHKASLASATLDMLRAAREFATSQGIKLQKGVRLGGYSEGGYATLALHQVLEASNEFTVLASYPAAGAYDMAATADWVVSQDKDLPVFASAYYMWVLLTYNQLYGINAPLTDFLTPGNAVKVGAAIAAGNPLAADVDLNPTKLFSPSFIAGIKNKTNQPLLQALQANNVYDWKPQAPVLFMHSAGDDIVPALNTQIALQAMQAKGATVGFLPLGTATTTHREGAQLYLAAMIQLLTTP, encoded by the coding sequence ATGCTTACCACTTTTACACGCGGGTACAACCAAGCCCGATTTCAGACCCTTCCGGTTCTGCTTATTCTGTTGATCCTTACGGTAACGAGTTGTATTAAAGATCACAACCCCGAACCAGATTTTAAGTACTTGGTGAAAGCCGAGTCAATCGCTCAAGTACCTGTCAACGAGGTTAAACAGCGGGCTTCGGTCTTGGCACCAATCGTGCAGTACGGGGTGACTGCCTATCGCGTTACGTACCAAACGCCCGGGGTTGATCAAAAACCGCTTTTGGCCTCGGGTCTGATTCTGGTGCCTACGGGTTACACGGGCGAACTTCGCGTACTCAGTTTCCAGCACGGTACGATTACTACGCAACAGGAAGCCCCCTCTCAGTACCAACCCGTTGGCAATATGGAAGCCTACGGGGCGGGTACGCTGGCGGCTTCGCTCGGGCAGGGCTATATGGTCGTCATGGCTGATTACTTGGGTTTTGGTGAGAGTAAAGCCTTGCCGCATCCCTACCAGCATAAAGCTAGTCTGGCTTCGGCTACGCTGGATATGCTTCGGGCGGCTCGTGAGTTTGCCACCAGCCAGGGAATTAAGCTACAGAAAGGAGTACGTTTAGGCGGATACTCCGAAGGCGGATACGCTACCCTGGCTCTACACCAGGTTTTGGAAGCTTCGAATGAGTTTACGGTGTTGGCCAGCTATCCAGCCGCGGGTGCTTATGACATGGCAGCCACGGCGGATTGGGTGGTGAGTCAGGATAAAGATTTACCCGTGTTTGCTTCCGCCTATTACATGTGGGTACTGCTTACTTACAATCAGCTTTACGGCATCAATGCTCCCTTAACCGATTTTCTTACGCCGGGTAATGCAGTTAAAGTAGGGGCTGCCATAGCGGCAGGCAACCCGCTGGCGGCGGATGTGGATTTGAACCCTACAAAGCTGTTCAGCCCATCCTTTATTGCAGGAATTAAAAATAAAACGAATCAGCCGCTGCTTCAGGCCTTACAAGCGAACAACGTTTACGATTGGAAACCTCAGGCTCCGGTACTATTTATGCATTCCGCAGGGGATGATATTGTCCCAGCTTTAAATACACAAATAGCCCTGCAAGCCATGCAGGCCAAAGGAGCTACGGTAGGTTTTCTTCCCCTAGGTACGGCTACTACGACCCACCGGGAAGGAGCACAGCTCTACTTGGCTGCTATGATACAGTTACTAACGACTCCCTAA
- a CDS encoding sensor histidine kinase, whose protein sequence is MNNDQRLDAFSEDRLDPSLALQAAGLGAWRILPLTHDLIIDQLARTLLNVPDTADFLRFQQLLALIHPEDQGTFTKAWERLLAAPTQIDERIRIMLSPNQVRSIRYWGQSYFSSEGDFIGSTGLCQEVKITVSDKVITTREVDQWLSLFFEQAPLGISLLEGPTYILRFANTPFQQIWNLSGPVEEVLNRPVFEAFPGIAGLGLEELLEQVRATNQPVGGQEQPAYFVRNGVSELAYVNFVYAPLLGTLGKEYIVVVATDVTEMVLARQEIESRRKESQVMAEVLTRNNEQLSQANIQLSRSNELLQSFAYVASHDLQEPLRKIQQFVDLLRPQLPDQNLVAENYLNRVQASARRMSELMQALLEFSQVPSRVNSPKPVSLSEVLEEVVLLLELSLKESQAELSIDPLPTVWGQKQLLIRLFQNLLSNAIKFSRVDRSGATTIPRIQLTSTLINASDLSLKIHPAQKAAQYIRIDVTDNGVGFDPEYLPRMFQIFQRLHSKSEYSGNGIGLAISEKIVTSMGGAITAYSQLGKGATFQVFFPNVLKENEDKRPTL, encoded by the coding sequence ATGAATAATGACCAGCGGCTAGACGCTTTTTCCGAGGATCGTTTAGACCCATCTTTAGCTTTACAGGCGGCTGGTCTGGGAGCCTGGCGAATCCTTCCGCTTACCCACGATTTGATAATAGATCAGCTCGCTCGGACCCTACTAAATGTACCCGATACTGCTGATTTTCTTCGCTTTCAGCAACTGCTTGCTCTCATTCATCCGGAGGATCAAGGCACATTTACTAAAGCTTGGGAAAGACTCCTGGCGGCTCCAACGCAAATAGACGAGCGTATCCGAATTATGCTTTCGCCCAATCAGGTCAGGAGCATTCGGTACTGGGGACAAAGTTATTTTTCTTCGGAAGGAGATTTCATCGGCTCCACCGGTCTTTGTCAGGAAGTAAAAATTACCGTTAGTGATAAAGTTATAACCACCCGGGAAGTAGACCAGTGGCTATCCCTTTTCTTTGAGCAGGCACCCCTGGGCATTTCCTTGTTAGAAGGGCCTACCTACATCCTTCGTTTTGCTAATACGCCCTTTCAGCAGATCTGGAATCTGAGTGGACCCGTAGAAGAAGTATTAAACCGGCCCGTGTTTGAGGCTTTTCCGGGTATTGCGGGGCTAGGTTTGGAAGAATTGCTGGAGCAAGTCAGAGCGACCAATCAACCCGTAGGGGGCCAAGAGCAACCCGCCTACTTCGTCCGCAATGGCGTTTCAGAGCTAGCGTATGTCAACTTTGTTTACGCTCCTTTGCTGGGGACTTTAGGAAAAGAATATATTGTTGTAGTCGCTACGGACGTGACTGAAATGGTACTGGCTCGTCAGGAAATCGAAAGTCGCCGGAAAGAATCGCAGGTTATGGCCGAGGTACTGACCCGCAACAATGAACAATTGAGTCAGGCTAATATTCAACTGAGTCGTTCGAATGAACTGCTCCAAAGTTTTGCTTATGTAGCCAGCCATGACTTACAGGAGCCCTTGCGTAAAATCCAGCAATTTGTCGATTTGCTGCGACCGCAATTGCCTGATCAGAATCTGGTAGCAGAGAATTACTTAAACCGTGTACAGGCCTCGGCTCGGCGAATGTCGGAGCTAATGCAGGCTTTACTGGAATTTTCACAGGTTCCATCCAGAGTCAATAGCCCCAAGCCCGTATCCTTATCCGAGGTATTGGAGGAGGTGGTTCTATTATTGGAACTATCCCTGAAAGAATCCCAAGCTGAGCTTTCTATCGATCCTTTGCCCACGGTTTGGGGACAAAAACAACTGCTGATTCGACTTTTCCAGAACCTGTTGTCCAATGCGATTAAATTTAGTCGGGTGGATCGCTCCGGGGCCACCACTATTCCTCGCATTCAGCTCACTTCAACCCTAATCAATGCGTCTGACCTTTCACTAAAAATACATCCCGCTCAAAAGGCTGCTCAGTACATTCGCATTGATGTTACGGACAACGGCGTGGGTTTTGATCCCGAATACCTACCCCGAATGTTTCAGATTTTTCAACGCCTACACAGTAAAAGTGAATACAGTGGCAACGGCATTGGCCTAGCCATTAGTGAAAAGATTGTAACTAGCATGGGCGGAGCCATTACGGCGTACAGTCAGCTGGGTAAGGGAGCTACCTTCCAGGTTTTCTTTCCTAACGTACTAAAAGAAAATGAGGACAAAAGACCGACCCTATAA